The nucleotide window cttttctttgttttggatgTCCCAGTGCGTAGCTTGCCCTCCGGCAAGGCAGATTTTAATGGGCCCATGCAAAGGGCCCATTGAGGGTTTAGTTTGTAATGGAACTGTGGTGCCGTGTCATTGAGAAAGTGAAACATGAaagtttataaaataactaagatcgTACGCGAGCTCTGactggccgagaggcgtgtttgtatgagagtatgtaaacactgttgtgtgacgtaaagatacacgagttgtaaacacgccaccacCTGATTTTGAAATGTACATAtaacaaatttctgtttaggcctaattaggcctaaggttagcttttaaaggtgtttgggatactttctgtattggtaaaacaatgacctgtgacctgtgacctgtgttttgtacctgccgcaaATAACAAAGGGTTAACGGCCCTTTGTTGTTGAAAAGTTAACCTCATAATCTTCTTACTTTGCTCATTTGACCTTTATCGATTCTTTTCACACCTAATTACATTTTTAAGTTGATTAATTCAAAACCACTGACTAATTATGCACTAAGATACACCAGAATCGTAACTTCTTGCTCAAAGGTTCCAAATAGAAAGATGCTTACTGCACTTGGAGTGAGAGTATTTGCTTCCGCTGCACCGGATCTTTGGAACAATCTACTTAGTGAGTTTCAACTCTTACTTTTAACGTTACTTTTATCACATTTGTAAATTTGACTTTcatcatattttgtaaaatTGCGCTTTTACAATCCGTTTTACATTGAATTTCTGTAATGCACATTTGACCATCTTTACGGAATTTGCGCtatgtaaattttaattattattattattattattttgatctcAAATATTTCCGTTGCCCAAAGTACAGTACTGCTACATACCACAAACAACGGACTTTCATGAACAAAACCTTTCAGGGTTAACATGTTAAGTCTCTGCCATCTGTTGAAGTGGATCCTCACTAATGGATCAATGTCAAATTTATGATCATGAAACTGGTCATTTGAAACTAACAATGTTCCTGGCCCACAATGCATTGCTGCACTTAGAAAGTAGAGGTCATCCAATGAGCTacatatgaaagaaaaaaaattacaacaataCAAATTAGTATAAAACAAAATAGCAGCTTATATTGGAGCCATAGAATTGCAAGAGATCTCATGGATGTATGTAAATGGCAAGTGCTCCTGGTCAAACTTTCATATAAGTGATAAGATGTAAGCGCCTGtccttatcttttttttttacagccaGAGGATCTAAAGATTCATTTTACCAATTAGAAGGAAAGAGGGAttcaaaatgttcaattttctaGTTATGGTTAGTGTCCATACCCACTACATCATTGGCTTCATCATACTACACTGTACATCATGGCCCAGAATTGTCTGAGGATTTGTGtgtctttttcgttttttaattttgctgcCATAAATGATAAACTACTACAACAACTGGTAAGTAGTAGTATGAAAACGGCTCAAtggttatttttttgttaatgtaGAGGTATTACAATAAAACCTCAAAGTAAGAGCCATCATTTCTAAATTACGCATGACACTTGGGAGAGCATGGTGTATCTTTCAACTGCAAGGAGGTAATCAATGATCTATTTTAAATCATGTGTAGAAGTGTTTATGAAGAATTTGATAAGATTGATAAGTACCATTCTGGCAAAGAAATCAGGCCACATTGTTCATGGATGGTCAAGTACTCAACCAGAGCACCAAGTGGTGTCTGTTTGCCCTTCTTTGTTCTTTCTGACAATCTCAAAGGGCTTGAACCCACTACCAGAACTCGCTTTCCTTTTTTTACAAAATGCAACACCACATTTTGAATCtaagtaaaacaaacaaaacaataaattatgctttgtattataaataaatttgtATCCTCTTTTCTTTGTTGCCATATCTACACAGAGCTTCTTAATGGAGATCTAATATATGTAAATTATATAAATCATTCTTGATATTGATAAGAGCATGACATGACTTGCACAGTCTGACAGGCTGAGTACAAACCCTATACACACtggggaaaaaatattaatagtgGGGATTCATTGTTACATGGAACACGTTTTTGTTTCAACGACAAAAGAACGATAGTCTGacagttttgttgttgttgttttttgtttaattgTCACTAAATAATACTTACATTCTTGGGATCAAAAAAGCCTTTGATATATCCCACATTAAGTCCATCAATAACCACATCATATCGTCCTGTATCTTTAATAAAATGCTCTACACTCAAAGGAATTCTGTTAAGTTGCTCTGAGTTGACATAATCAATAAAATTTCCTGCAGATGTGAAACATTTCAACTGTTGAAGAGTTTTGTGTGGCTTCCAAAGATGCTTAACCAAACTCAGCTTTAAATCTTCAAGCTCCTCTTTAGAAAATTCACCAGTTTCTAGCTTCTGCTTGCAGGCATGACAGTGGGATCTGGTGAAGAAGGAACAGTGAAAGTAAAATGAATTATTCATGAGAAAAGTAATGATACTGAAGAAGTAATGCCTTATGCTGGCTGTTACATGGTGAAACTTTTTGCTGAAACTTATGTGCAATGGCACTGCAATGCAATGGCAACATGTAACATGATCGGTCTCATGAAATTTTTTAACCTTCCATTGCTGGACAAGTTTCATGAAAAGTAGAATTGCTTCCTACTTCTGCAATGGTTATAAGAGTTTCACGGTGTAAGACCACTTCATGAAACTGGTTTCACTCAGTCCCCTTATGCTATGCTATGTACGCCACTCAGCAGAAAATGGAGCAATTAGTCAGACACGACTCATTGCAAGTATCCAAAGCAAGATGGCgcacaaaaacaacatttggaGACGAGTTTCGATGTTCCTAAACAAGTTTTAACTTTTGATGTCACACAGTGCAATGCCCACTTAAACTTTTTCACAAGGCTGTTGCACCCAcatttcagctaaaagtttcaatgtGTGACAGTGGCTTTCAAACGTTTCTTACGTTGGTGATGCAATTGTCCAAGATGTTATCCACTGTGCTTGGCTTCTTCTGCAAATCAATGATACACACTAAtgcataaaaattaaattttaaaacaattaccgtagttattcggttataaggcgcacggttttttcaagaaaaatctgtcttttggtggcaagttagtgctaaaattgggatgcgtcttatagccaagtattttcgcgcaacaaaatcttaagatcacaatttgagaagaacttgcagtttaaacaaagaagaaagtGACAACGAAACGactcccagaaacgaaacgaatcccagacgagtagagctttttggtctgaggtgtagcaaagattgcgtctgatccactcctttattccttTTGAAAAATAATAGTGCTTTTTgagacctttagaacgctaaacgacttcaagaggaaagcaaacaaacggaaatttccatacgtgctcaacagcacgtgctttgtaacctgatacctattacaataatacgatcgttccaacgaattccgagaatcgtgtttgtcgctcgcatgaaaagttgtttatcattacaggtgtgaactttttgcttttgttttacgttaacaaaaagagttcgcatgccaattgtgtaaggataattgttctcaaattcatcacatccttttgataactctcaattttcgggtgcgtcttataaccgagtattttcgcgtaattttcagtttgagaacttagcttgattaaattgctaagtttggggtgcgtcttataactgagtgcgccttataaccgaagaACTACGGTAATACTGAACAATACAAATCATCATGGGAGATTAGACTTTTATATGCACAATGATTGTGCAGAATATATTGCAGTATGTACAGCTGAATAGACCTCTTCAGCTTTTAAGTTTTCACGTAGATATTACCAGCAGAAGAAACTCTCGTACTGTATGTATGTATTACGTTCACATAACTGAAAAGCTTAGATTCATTATGGGGTCATAAGTTATTAAGGACGTCACAAATTAAAATCGACACTGCTCTAAAATAAAGGAGGCTGATTGGGAGGCAactaaatgaaacaaaaagagggaTGACAGAAGATCTATAAGGTGCGAAGTAGACAAGATGCAACGCAGCCTTTGTAGAAGAAGGATTTGATTAAGGTAAATCTGAGATGACTGGCCCCAGACAGGAAGGCCATATATTAGGTACTGGGAAATCAAAGAGCTATAAAGCATCAGCAGTGTACTAGATGGTACAAAATGTCTTAGTCTTGCAATAATATCAATGGTTTTACTTATAAATGAAATTTAACTGAGTTGACAACTACAAGCAATTGCAGCTGATTGTCGTCAGTGGTATTTTTGTGcacttggagctggttgccaataaaggaagctccaggatgtcaGAGGCACCCAACCTCAACTTAGCGATGCAGTTGTTAATATAATTTATGCATATATTATCACATGCAGAGAAAGAAACTATTCTCTCCAGTatcatcaaaattaatggtctgtattgggaaaacaaaaattaagaataattTTTGTAGAAGCAAAGAAGGTCTATTCCAACAATTGAGAGGTGACATTTCAATAAAAGGGCTGTTCATGTTATTTCTGTGGGAAAGGAGGGGGGGAGGTAGGGTGGGGTTGGGAGGGCATGTTGGTACCTAGTCATTTTTTCCTGGAGTGTGTAGCTTAAAATTAAAGATTACTTGACAGGCAAAAGGCAAAAGCTTTCTTGCCCTTACCTATCAAACCATAACCTGATTGCATGAAGTGCATCGTCTGTCAACTTGGTGCGATATTTCATAAAGTAATGAAAGATTTTGAAGACAATGTTGTCTTGGAGGTTATGTTCCTTTCCTGTGCAAGCTCGAATAAGTAATGTATAAAGATCGAGGCTCATTTCATGGATAATAGAGGAATGTTCCATTTCCGACATAGATTCGAAAACTTCCATTAAATCCCCTCTTATTGTAGCTGCTGCTAGAAATGGCTCATAGTGGCGCGCTCTTGGCGTTAAACCACTCAGCTTCATTTGGTGAAAGAAGTCTCTTTTATTTCCTAATTGTCGACATCTAGCATACAGGATCGCCAAGCTAGCGTAGGTTGAATAGCTCTTTGGAAAACCTTGCGTCTCCCACAGAGAATTAAGCTCCAAAGCTTCCTTAGTCTTTCCATAATACAAAAACCAATACAGTGCAGAGTTTAACGACCTTGTCCGATGTTTAACAGGAAGATTGCGTAACTGATTAAAGAAGTTTGCAACTTCGTGTGGACTTGTCTCAGCTTTGCAGAACCATCGAATGTTTCCAACTTGTTTCTGATCTTTACTATTTTCGTTGACATTTTCCGTCCTCAGCAACTCGTTTTGCTGTTTTGTTGCCATACAGAACTGTCGTCGTTTAAGCATACCATACGATCTAAAAACACCTGGGATCTCAGTAAGAGATGCCTTAATGTGCACAGTTTTCACGCGGAGCATTTTATCATCAAACTTGGCGCCGTTGATAGGGAAAGTCTTCATGCATATACCCACCACGAGTCCCTTGAGGAGCATAAATTCGTAGATGTAACCGTCTCGTAGTGTCTTCACATATGACACTTTGTGCTCGCTACATGCAGGTTTAATTGTAAGCTACGAGAATGGCGGGGAGAGTTATAGTTAGGTCTTGTTTTCAACCAAGACTCCAAGGGATGATGGCCAAGTTTAGGGGCTCTATTACTTTCTTAGTAAGGAACAAGTCTTCTTGTGCAAAACCACAAGAAAACAGAATGCGCATAGGGGACATTAGAGGGCTTTGCGAGACACATGAAGTTCATGAAATCTCACATTTGTTTGAGAAAGTCTGCGATCTTCCCGAAAAACATCTTGTAACTTCCGCCTGCAGCTCAGCGTTGTATTGGCTTTTATATTCCGACAAGATTGAAGAGGCTTTTGCATTTAAAAATCTCATGGACAAATATGGTATTCCTAAGACCTTTTCAACTTACTCTTCTCTTGCAATCTTGTATGCGAAGCGTGGCCGATATTTGGAAAACATGAAAGAGTTATTCAACGAGATGGCTAAGGATGGCTTATCTCCAAGATCACGTCATTATGCACCTTTTGTGGAAGCAGCTGTTGAGGAAGGCGATCTTTTAAATGCATTTGATTCTTTAAATGAGATGGAGAGATCTGCTGTTGTTTATGAACGGAATCTTGATCTCTACATTTTGTTAATTAAGGCTTGTGTGAGGAgccaaaatagaaaattaacaagcaaagtTTTGAAGATCTTTAGTGACTTTGGAAAATATCGTGACTCCCTCAGCATGGATGTTCTTGAGGCAGTCAAGCAGTGGTTTGATAGGTAAGAGAGATAGGGCATGAAggtcccggtgttgtggctgttcTTTGTGAGTGTATGGTCGGGTACAGGGAGGGTGATATGCCTCGCGTGGGGATTAGTGACCCATTCGCATATCACCCTGCACATCTGTGCaaaagttgttaaaaataaaaagatataAAAAAATGATGGCAGTGTTCTTCTTGTACATTGTGCAAAtcatttatgattttgtttttaagtcAAGGAAGGCACAAGTGGACAACATCATGGTCAACTGCTTCAGCCACGTACGTATTTTGCGCTCTTTGAATAAAGAAATCAAAAGGTTGATTTGATCCACTACCTTTCCCCAACATTCTATGTCTTATCTTCAAGCTGCAGCCCTATACAAAGTTCTGTGGCCTATCTTCTAGTTGCAGTTCTTGTAATATGCCATGtaacaaaaacaaagttttttacTTTGATAGATTTTTGCTGCCCTTGCCTTTGAACATGTTTGAAATAATATTAGTATGTTGAAGGTTTCatttaaatgcaaaagttgagaCAGACATTGTGGGATAGTATTGTTTAATGAAGAAAACAGCAGGGTGACAGAACCAGGCTTAAAGAGCAGCTGTGTCAACTATTTCATCACTGCACCTTTATTTATGAAAACTGGTGTTGATAAATGCTAAACATTACTTCTAGTATGGCAGTACTAATTACATGAATAATATTTTCTTGATTAGATTTCACTGCCAAGTGTGTCAACAGAAGCTAGAGACAGGTGAATTTTCTGCAGCTGAGCTTGAAGAATTTAAGCTTCCTCTTGTCAATCTCCTCTGGAAAAATAACCAACTTCTGCCACCAGTGGAGTGCTTCACATCTGCAGGAAAATACTTAGATTATTTCTCACAGGGACAACAGAATAACTTTCCTAAGAGTATTGAACAGTTTATAACAGCAACTGGACCTTATGACATTGTTATTGATGGACTTAATGTTGCCTACTTCAAAGGCTTTTTCGATCCTGGAAaggtgcatttttcatctttttttttcttctggcCTTACAATGTTTCTAATTTTTGCAGCTGGTGAGGATATCTATAATGGTAGgctatttttgtcattttagGTGGAAGATATGGTTGTTTATTTTGTGAAACAAAGGAAGCGAGTTTTGGTGCTGGGTTGTAGTCCCATGAAATTGCTACCTAGAATCCAAGGTAACTTGCAAACACCACTTGACAAACTAATGGATTACCTTGTCAATCATGAACAATGTGGAGTGTTTTGTTTGAAGGAGAggtaataaaaaatttcatctTTCCTTTTGTCAAATTTGTAGCTTAAACTTTGCTAAAACTAAGTTTAGTTGCAGCATACACTGGAAGCCAATGTGGAATAATATTCAAAGAATATCTACCcctaaataattaaaaaatgatgGTTACCCTTTGTCTACTTCTATGAATTAAAGTTGACTGTTGTATTGTGTTTATATTTCCCTTTTTCTATTGATTTATTAGCACATGAAACATTTTGTTTATCAGTTCCATAGATGATGTTTACCTCATCAGTGCTGGTATGCATTGTGGACCAGGTGCAAGGTTGGTGTCATGTGACAGGTTTTTCAATCACATCAGTAGAATGGACCCACTGATGAAAGCCCAGTTTAGAAGGTGGCAAAACCTTAACCAAATGGTGCTGGAGAAGTTTGTTGGCAGTGAACCAGTATTTGTggtaattagtttttttttcgctaTTTCTTGTATGAATAGACCATTGTCACTCAGCTGCCATTATGGATTTGAAACAAGGCTGGAAAGCAGACAATCTTTAAAGTacataatttattttcaaattattgctttttgcctGTCCAGTCttatttcaaatccaaaatggcggctatgtGATAAGAGTTTGTTGGTCTCCTTAGAGGGTTTTACGTGTAGGTCTGGTGTTAGGCCTTGCTTTTATCATGACCTAAGTGGTTTTTTAAGGGCAAGTTGcagtgctgagaaattcccaaATTATCCCATCTGAGCATTAGCCCCAGAGAGGGAAATGGGTCCACCCATGGGtaaagaaaaactctgaccagggtggtcATTCTTCTATCAGTGCTACACAGCCAATGTTTGATATATACCCCTTAATTACTTGCTTCTATGCAGTGTGATACAAGATCTCAAATACCCACAGCCTGCTCCTGTTCTGGCCTAGTAGATCAGCCAGTAGAGCAACAGTGATCAAAATCTGAAGGTCATGGGTTCAGAGTTTTTCTCTACCCTTATGTTggcccatttcccttcctaAGGCTAACAGTCAGACGGGATAATTTGGGAATTTCTCACCACTGCAACTTACCCTTAAGAAAACTACTGAGGTCATTCTAGTATATCACTGCTACACAGCTTACGTTTATTATGTTCCCCTAAATTACTTGTTTTTATTAGCCTGCTTTTCCTCTAATTATTTATATTCATATTCCTCCAAtagaaaaaagaagcaaaaagcaacagaaaatgtttaaaatgcaaacaatgagAAAATTATTTCCATCTCTGACCATCATCAAAAACAGAATTAGTTTTTTTCCTGGTTTATGCTTTAGTTTGAGTCAACTCTTAATGGAGTagtgatataattataataataattagtttgTCCACATGATTTCCAGGTATTCTTTGGCATCAAAGTTGAACAAAGATTTAATCTTTGCCACCAAAATCCTGTTCACAAATGTTTTACTGTCTTACAGAACAAGACAACAATCAACGCTAGACTGGGTTAAACAGTGACCATGAAATTAAcaagcatttttgttttttttctagaaCAATAAACTATTTGATGCTGCAGTTCAAAGCACTGGAGACACTTGGCACTTTCCTGCTAGCGATGGAATTCAGTGGCTCTGTGCAAGAAAAACTGGATTCTTTAAATAACAGAAATCAAAGTCCTAAAATGTGCTTCAATTTTATCTTTCATATTTTTTGAGAAAGTTCTAATCAGTTACTTCCAGAATATTACGTGGTGATAATTCCTTGCATGTGTCTTTTCATCTTTATACTCCTAGTAGTGTTATCAggaaaaaattaacaattattgagcgaggttgagaaaaatatcacaatatgatgaagaatggtgttaattttattgagatagcactcttggttgccaagttattcaaaattttgatttatgcaaattagatgacttgtgacatcattttgtggacacaaagtggtgcaaaatcacaaaaaatttaatatctctCACAACGTTTTCTGTATAGAGTTGAAACGTAGTACAGTTGTTAAACTCATCACAatgttccatgatatgtccactgtgacatttagatgacaacacaatgggctccaggccctctccattcaaagaggaaaatcagagttttcctccgttatttgatcttgttgttgcttcagtgggtgtgagtgaatacggacattacacagcacaagcggaagaaagtgtgttaaactctggagcattAAATAAGTCAGTTTTCATtgtaggaaggtagaggtctggtaacgagtacgttgctatggtgacatcataaccgcTATCATAaggtgtagttcttgcagcacatcaactctgcaaaatttcaaccctgtagacttagtacttgcacagatattccatattttgttattttacatcactttgtgtcaacaaaatgacgtcacgagtcatctaatttgcataaatcaaaatcttgaataaatcagcaaccaagagtgctatcagaATAAAATAAACGCTGTTCTTATTCCGTGCGTTAATTATGcccagtttttgttttaaacccGGTCCGCAATCTACGTCcctagttttgttttctttgcgaAAGGTCAGATGTGATTATTACACGGGAAATGAGCCTGAAATGTATCTAAGTTTTTACAGTAAAGGGTGACATTTCTAAGGATAATCATTGGTTTTGCTCCCGAGGCTGTGAGAAGCTCGAACATAAATAACAACCAAATATTCTTGGTcatttaaatatgaaatgaaaccTTGGTCGTTAACATTAGGTTCCTTGATTAAGCATGAGCGCTGCACCAGACTTACACAATCGTTCAAAAGGAGAAAATCTCTCCCCAAATGCATAGATGCCAACCACTGaagatctaaaatctggagatttttctttgaTAACACCGCGGTATCgaactcccccccccccccccgaagaAAAAGGAGATGAGACCTCCTCCCCATCAAATCGATCTCCATGCCCCCAAATCGACTTAGAGCTTGCGATGTTCACGTTAACCTTACAGCGGGAAAAATGGGAAGAAGAGTTCAAAGACTTCCTAAGCTGACCCAAAGTTGAACTGAAGTCTTCCGAAGATTTTCCAATGTTGGCATAGACAATTAGGAAGGTTTCTAAAGTTCaccaaagtattctgaagacaaatcgatttttaatttattggttaacAGAGATCCAATCAGACAGTCTGTTATATCTATCATATGGCCGTGAAAACGAAGcgtttgtttagtttccttcaacgtgttgttttgttgttaaaaGATTGCTTAACCTAAAAACATGCCTCAAGAAACGACGAGCTGTGTTTAAAAAAACCCGAAATTGTTTTAATCAGGGTACATCTGGAGACAGGACGCTAGCTTACAGTGTGGTCcaaaggttcaaagtcgcttttatccgggagatttggtTACATGCACGTACGGGAGACCGGGAGATTCGTTCTGTATCCGGGAGACTCCCGGATTATCCGGGAGAGGTGGCATTTATGCAAATGAGAATCTAAGTACGGTTTTTAATGTCTCCACGGCCGCCCTCTTGGTTAAGATGCTGGGTGCTTGGTAACCAGCGTTAAGCGCTGTTTTTCATAAGGAATTATAGTGGGGTTTTTCATTTAGTATACATGGACAgacagggctgaataacgtctgcgcatgtgcgATATtacatgacaacaaagcaaaattttcgGCGCGAACGTGATCTTTGGTTCGTTTCGAGGTTCAAAAAAACACATTGCCAACAACGGTGGAGTAAAGGGGTATTATTCTTGCACAGTACTTCAACAGTTCTTGCTTTTGcttcacaaacaataatatGGATTCGTACTGGTTGGATTCTTACTTTTTGGGAAAGAAATGTCGGATGAAACATGAATTACGACCTACTTTGTTTACGGATCTCGTCCGTTGCAACTCAAGCGTTTTCACAGGTTTTCGTCATCAAATAACGGTTCTTGGCTTCGTCGAAATAAAACGTTGGCGAAGAAGATTGTCATGATCCATTGACAGCGTTATGGAAGCGTTATGTAAGCTAAAACAAGTGACACAGGAGGTAAGCACGTAAAGCTTAAACACATTCGATTCATCGCCATGGTTATGAACCTTTTATATGCTTCAGTTTAAGTTTTATTGCAAAGGATGAAATCTTTCACAAAATCTGTGGGAAATTCTCACGACAATTTGCAAGCTCAGGCAAAGCATTTTTGCAGCGTTTGTCGTTTGCGAGcattcataatattatttactaTTAAAGATAATGGCAGTGGCATAAAACTGAAGTGTTTCcgaaattttcaaatgtgttgTGTTTCTCTTAAAGCTAACGTTTCACTAATGGAATGTAACACATGTTACTGTGCCCAAGCTATATGAGGAATGTTATTAATGGCTTTGAACCATGAGAGCAATTCCCATGCTGCATCAGCTGGGGCCATAGTGAGAAATGCACCACTTGTTCCATGATAATAGTTGTCAGTTATTCCATTTCGTGTTGGGATGAAAGCCACAGTTTTGTCATTGATGATGTAGATACAAGCTGTCTTGGTCATGTTACAGGCTTGTAGAAAGTAATATGGAAGACATGCTGATGGTATCTGCTCTCTGGTGATGCTTGCTGGTAACTCTCCAGACATGTGTATACTGCCAAGAGCTCTGGCCTGCTGCATTTTGGTAACTGTATCTTGGACACCAAACATCTGCTCAGAGTTGCCAGCAAATTTGTCATAGAACTGGTTGCCAATCATAATAGCTGCAAGGGTGCGATACATCTAGGTGTTGCTCAGTGGCTGGCTACTGTTGATAGTTTCAGGGGAGGAAAAATATAGTTTACTGTATGACAGTGCAATGAAAGTGCATGCATTGCTACATAATTGGCCAGTCAAAGTAGATTGAGAGTATTGGGGTGGAAAGTGCCAGCTTATGACTCTGTCAGATGAAGAAGGATTTATTAGTAGATGCTGAGCGAGGGAATGGATTTCTACTGTTGAGGACTGAGGTTGGTTGTGAGCATGAGAGGCTTGTGCATTTGCATGTTTCGGTTGATCAATGCCCCCAATTCCTGTTAGAATATTGTCTACTTTCTGCTCCCAAACTCCATATGTATAATACTGCTCAGCATTTGTATCAGTGACTTCATTGTTTCCCTCAATTGTATCATCATCAGTGTCAGACTCACCTAGGTCGTCATCAGTGTCTGTAATTTTGTTatatgtttttaaagcaaatgtcATTTATAATTTCGTAGCATGTATCTCCAGTTTACTGAAACAAGGCATACAGTACCTGATGCTGTTTCCTTCTCTTTTAGGGTTGTGTCAAATGCTGTTTCCTTCTCTTATAGGGTTGTGtcaagttgtttttcaagagtTGGTGCAGAACATTCCTGAGAAGttccaattattttttataGTAATTTCTTCATTGTTTCACATTATATacgattatcattattattattatcatcatcaccctCGTGATACTTGTTTATCATCAGGAGATTGACCATTGCACGTAACGGAGGTTTTAGCTTGTCTCTTAAATCAAATGAGTAGAAAGCACTTTATCGTTGTTTAATCTTGaaattttgtacatttgtttgtttttgttgtgtcttatttttgattGTTTAATAGTGGCATTGGATAAGCTGTCCTTTTGTATTTATATGCTAAACAAAGATTagcaaaaaagacaatagaAAAAAGTGTGGGCACAACAAAAGTCCactgtttaattgttttcttttatcttaaaaCCGTGGAAATATTGTCTTGCCTTGGCTTTTTCCCTCAAGACAACAGCTAGGTATGTTATTGATTATTGGTATTTTTAGTCTTCTTGAGTGCCCTTTATGGATGTTTTTTCGTGTGaattattttgaactgaaata belongs to Acropora muricata isolate sample 2 chromosome 9, ASM3666990v1, whole genome shotgun sequence and includes:
- the LOC136928448 gene encoding mitochondrial ribonuclease P catalytic subunit-like, translated to MLLKGLVVGICMKTFPINGAKFDDKMLRVKTVHIKASLTEIPGVFRSYGMLKRRQFCMATKQQNELLRTENVNENSKDQKQVGNIRWFCKAETSPHEVANFFNQLRNLPVKHRTRSLNSALYWFLYYGKTKEALELNSLWETQGFPKSYSTYASLAILYARCRQLGNKRDFFHQMKLSGLTPRARHYEPFLAAATIRGDLMEVFESMSEMEHSSIIHEMSLDLYTLLIRACTGKEHNLQDNIVFKIFHYFMKYRTKLTDDALHAIRLWFDRRSQAQWITSWTIASPTSHCHACKQKLETGEFSKEELEDLKLSLVKHLWKPHKTLQQLKCFTSAGNFIDYVNSEQLNRIPLSVEHFIKDTGRYDVVIDGLNVGYIKGFFDPKNIQNVVLHFVKKGKRVLVVGSSPLRLSERTKKGKQTPLGALVEYLTIHEQCGLISLPECSLDDLYFLSAAMHCGPGTLLVSNDQFHDHKFDIDPLVRIHFNRWQRLNMLTLKGFVHESPLFVRENECDPAVQTNGDTWHFPSSDGNRWLCVQKAKT
- the LOC136928449 gene encoding mitochondrial ribonuclease P catalytic subunit-like, which encodes MAGRVIVRSCFQPRLQGMMAKFRGSITFLVRNKSSCAKPQENRMRIGDIRGLCETHEVHEISHLFEKVCDLPEKHLVTSACSSALYWLLYSDKIEEAFAFKNLMDKYGIPKTFSTYSSLAILYAKRGRYLENMKELFNEMAKDGLSPRSRHYAPFVEAAVEEGDLLNAFDSLNEMERSAVVYERNLDLYILLIKACVRSQNRKLTSKVLKIFSDFGKYRDSLSMDVLEAVKQWFDSQGRHKWTTSWSTASATFHCQVCQQKLETGEFSAAELEEFKLPLVNLLWKNNQLLPPVECFTSAGKYLDYFSQGQQNNFPKSIEQFITATGPYDIVIDGLNVAYFKGFFDPGKVEDMVVYFVKQRKRVLVLGCSPMKLLPRIQGNLQTPLDKLMDYLVNHEQCGVFCLKESSIDDVYLISAGMHCGPGARLVSCDRFFNHISRMDPLMKAQFRRWQNLNQMVLEKFVGSEPVFVNNKLFDAAVQSTGDTWHFPASDGIQWLCARKTGFFK